The following are encoded in a window of Gossypium raimondii isolate GPD5lz chromosome 13, ASM2569854v1, whole genome shotgun sequence genomic DNA:
- the LOC105781812 gene encoding bidirectional sugar transporter SWEET16 — protein sequence MTSLSFLVGVVGNIISVLLFLSPLGTFCRIVRHRSTEEFESFPYICTLLNSALWTYYGVTKPGSLLVATVNGFGIVVELIYVALFLIFAPPRIRAKTGILFGVFDVGFVAATVLGTQLILDGEMRIDVIGFLCVGLNILMYGSPLAAMRTVVTSKSVEFMPFLLSFFVFLNGAIWTLYAVLVKDYFLGVPNGIGFVLGIAQLLLYAIYSREHNNKSSKTSSDELENGWQIREPFVSSSTSTNMDEKNHV from the exons ATGACAAGCTTGAGTTTCTTGGTTGGAGTAGTAG GCAACATCATCTCAGTCTTACTCTTTCTTTCTCCATT GGGCACTTTCTGCAGAATAGTGAGGCACCGGTCAACTGAAGAATTTGAGAGCTTTCCTTACATCTGCACCCTCTTGAATTCAGCCTTATGGACTTACTACGGTGTTACAAAGCCTGGAAGTCTCCTCGTAGCCACTGTAAATGGATTCGGAATAGTGGTCGAGTTGATTTATGTAGCTTTGTTCCTTATTTTTGCACCTCCAAGAATCAGG GCTAAAACTGGGATACTATTTGGAGTTTTTGATGTGGGATTTGTAGCAGCAACAGTTTTGGGCACTCAACTGATTCTGGATGGAGAAATGAGGATTGATGTGATAGGTTTTCTGTGTGTAGGCCTTAATATTCTCATGTATGGCTCACCTTTAGCAGCAATG AGAACAGTGGTGACAAGTAAAAGCGTGGAGTTCATGCCTTTCCTTCTCTCGTTTTTCGTCTTCTTAAACGGAGCCATATGGACTTTGTATGCTGTGCTCGTCAAAGATTACTTCCTTGGA GTACCAAATGGGATAGGGTTTGTGCTTGGAATAGCTCAGCTACTGTTATACGCAATTTATAGCAGGGAGCATAATAACAAGTCATCAAAAACATCATCAGATGAGTTGGAGAATGGATGGCAAATCAGGGAACCCTTTGTTTCATCTTCAACTTCAACCAACATGGATGAAAAGAATCATGTGTAG